Sequence from the Stenotrophomonas sp. 364 genome:
CTGGCTTTCGGGGGTGCGCGTGTCGCTCATCCGTGCCACCCGCTCGTCGGCGTCGCCGGGCGCTGGCGGACGGTGACGCGCGGCGCGCCAGTGATCGTTGAGCCGATTGTGGGCGATCCGGAACAGCCACGTGGTGAAGGCGGCATCGGGCTGCCAGCCGGCGCGCGCGGCGATCACCCGCTGCCAGACGTCCTGGAACATCTCGTCGGCCAGCGCCGCGTCGCGCAGCTGGCGCAGCAGGAAGCTGTACAGGCGGCTGCGGTGACGCGCATACAGGGTTTCAAACGCGCGCAGCTCCCCGCCGGCCCAGGCCAGCATCAGCGATTCGTCGGTTGGCAGGGCAGCGGCATCCACGGCGCACAGGGTAAGCGCTGGGCGGGATTCCGCATAGCTGGGCGTGGCGGCGATGGCAGGCGACAACAGGGGCGCGGGCACGGGGGACATGGCCTGTTCAACGTCCGAAGGCGCTGAACGGGGTTGTGGGCTTCCATTGCCCCCCGCCCGCCGCGTTATGCTCAGGGCACAGGGGAGGTGCCGGGCATCCGGCGCCAGAAGAGATCAGCATCGTGTCCAGCCAGATAGCGACATCCGTGCGGCATTCCGATCATGACGCAGTGGTTTCCGCTGCGCTTGCGCAGGCGTTGGGCGCGCTGTTGCCCGGCGATGCGCAGGTGGCGCTGGCCTGGTCCGATCCAGGCCTGGGGGAAGGCTGCCAGGCCGATCCTGTCCCCGCTCAGGACCCCGCCGCGCTGCTGGAGGCCCTGCTGGGCGGTGCCACCGGGGCCGAGGCCGCGCTGCGTCGCTGGCAGGACCACGGCAGCGAACTGGCCGTGCAGGCGCTGACCGCCGACGGTGGCGTGCCCGACCAGGCCTGGTGGGACATCGCCCGGCGGGCGTTGCAGGACGCGGTAGCCCTGGCCCGGCAGCGGGCACAGATCCGCTCACTGGAAACGTCCAAACGGCTGCAGCAGGCGCTGTACGAGATTGCCGACCTGGCCGGCGCGGACCTGGAAATGGCCGACATGCTGCGCCACTTCCACCGCGTGCTCAATTCGTTGATGTACGCGCAGAACTGCTACATCGTCGAGTACGACGACGTGCGCCGACGGGTGCGCTTCCTGTACTTCGCCGACCAGCGCGACAGCTTCGTGGCCGACCCCGACCGCAGCTACGAAGAACACGAAATGCCGCGCAGCCTGACGTTCGCGCTGCTGCGCCACGGGCAGCCGCTGAGCGGGCCGTCCAACGAGCTGCTGGCGGCGATGAACGACGAATACGACCCCAGCCGCGGGCCGGAAAGCCTGGACTGGCTCGGCGTTCCGATGCTGCGCGAGGGCCGCGTGTGCGGAGCCATCGTGGTGCAGAGCTACGAGCAGCGGGTGCGCTACAACGAGGCCGATCGCACCCTGCTGGGCTACGTGGCCCAGCACATCCTCACCGCGATGGACCGCCGCCAGGCCCAGGTGCAGCTGGAACGCCAGGTGGAGCGGCGCACGCTGGAACTGCAGCGCGCCAACCGCAGCCTGCAGGACGAGGTAGTAGAACGCCGCCGCGCCGAGAAGCTGCAGCTGGCGTTGTTCAACATCGCTGAAATGGCGATGAGCGCCGAGAGCCTGGCGCAGTTCTACGTGCAGGTGCATGGCGTGGTGGGCACGCTGCTGGATGCACGCAATTTCTACATCGCCCTGGTCAACGAAGGCGGTGACGGGCTGGATTTCGTGTACTCGGTGGATGAGTACAACGCGTCGCGCGCGCCGCGTCCGTTCAGCCAGGGCCTGACCGAGTTCATCGTGCGCAACCGGCAGCCGCTGCTGGCCTCGCGCGAGCACATCGACGCCCTGCGTGACGCCGGGCGGGTACGCGAGTTCGGTGCGCGCTCGCATTGCTGGCTGGGCGTGCCGCTGTTGAGCGACGACGACGTGGTCGGGGTGATCGTGGTGCAGAGCTACTCGCCGGAGGTGAGCTTCACCGCGCACGACCAGCGCCTGCTTACCTTCGTGGCGCAGAACATCGGCAACGGCCTGGCCCGCCAGCGCGACCAGGAGCGCCTGCGCAACGCGCACGCCGAGCTGGAAAAACGCGTGGACGAGCGCACCCGCGAGTTGGCCGAGGTGAACGACAAGCTGCTCGGGCAGATCGGCGAGCGCCTGCGCGCCGAGCAGCGCCTGACCCACCAGGCCATGCACGACGCGCTGACCGGGTTGCCCAACCGGCTGCATCTGCTGGACCGGCTGGAAGATGCCATCGCGCGCGCGCGGGTGCCCGACGGGCCGCGCTTTGCGGTGCTGTTCCTGGACCTGGACCGCTTCAAGCTGGTCAACGACAGCATCGGCCATGCGGCCGGTGACCAGATGCTGGTCGAGGTGGCCAAGCGGATCGTGTCGATGATCGGCCCCGGCGACGTGGTGGCGCGGTTGGGCGGCGATGAGTTCGCCATCGTGCTGCAGTGCGACCACGGCCTGGATTCGGCGCGCGAATTCGCGCAGCGGATGCTGGTGGCGCTGGAAGAGTCGATGTGGGTGAAGGGGCGTGAACTGTTTCCGTCCGGCAGCCTGGGCATCGCGATGTGGAACCCGCGCTACCGCAATGGCGAGGAACTGGTTCGTGATGCCGACGCGGCGATGTACCGGGCCAAGGCTCAGGGCAAGGACCGCTGTGCGGTGTTCGACGAGGCCATGCGCGAAGAAGCCCTGCGCAGCCTGGATCTGGAAGCGGATCTGCGCCGGGCGATCATCAACCGCGACTTCCTGCCGTATTACCAGCCGATCGTGCGGTTGTCCGACGGCGCGGTGGTGGGCTACGAAGCGCTGCTGCGCTGGCGCCACGAACGCCGTGGGCTGCTGCTGCCGAGTGCGTTCCTCGACCTTGGCGAGGAAAGCGGTCTGATCGAGCAGGTGGACTGGCTGCTGTACGAAGACGTGATTGGGCAGCTCGCGAAGGGGGGCGAGGGCTATCTGTCGGTGAACGTGTCGCCGCGGCATTTCCGTTCGGCCGATTTCAGCGCCCGCCTGTTCGGGCTGATCGAGGCGGCTGGGGCCGACCCACACCGGCTGCGCCTGGAGATTACCGAAGTGGCGCTGCTCGACGACGGCCCGCGCACGCTGCGCATCCTGCAGGCGCTGCGTGAGCGCGGCGTGCTGGTGCAGCTGGATGATTTCGGTACGGGCTTCTCGGCGCTGTCCTACCTGCACCGGTTCCCGATTTCGACGTTGAAGATCGACCAGAGTTTCATCGCCGGCCTGCACGGCCAAGACATGCAGAGCACCTACGCGCTGGTGCAGGGCGTGCTGTCGCTGGCCCGCACGCTGGGCATCGAGACGGTGGGGGAGGGCATCGAAAACGATGCCCAGCGCCAGACCCTGCTGCAGCTGGGCTGCGACTACGGCCAGGGCTATCTGCTGGGTCGCCCCGCGCCCATGGACACCTTCGCAGGGTAGTGCCGGCCGCTGGCCGACACCCCCACATCACCGCATCACACCAATGCGGCGCGACGCTTCTCGTCGATCCACTTGGATGCCTGCGCCGGCTCATACGCGCGCATCCAGTCCAGCATGGCGTCGATGTCCGCGCCGTACCAGAGGTCCGCACGCTGTTCCGGGTGCAGGAAGCGCTCTTCGACCATGCGGTCGATCATGCCGATCAGCGGTGCGTAGAAACCGTCGACGTCCAGGAACGCGCACGGCTTGTTGCCGATGCCGAGCTGGCGCCAGGTGAGCATCTCAAAGATCTCTTCCATGGTGCCGAAGCCACCGGGCAGGGCCACGAACGCGTCGGACAGCTCGAACATGCGCGACTTGCGCTCGTGCATCGAGCCGACGATCTCCAGCTCGGTCAGGCCGCGGTGGGCCACTTCCCAGTCGGCCAGCTGCTGCGGGATCACGCCGGTCACTTCGCCGCCGCCGGCCAGCACAGCATTGGCTACGGTGCCCATCAGGCCGACGTTGCCGCCGCCATAGACCAGGCGCAGGCCGTCGCGGGCGATGCGGTCGCCCAGCGCGATGGCGCGTTCGGTGTAGATCGGCTTGCTGCCGGGGTTGGAGCCACAGTAAACGCAAATCGACTTCATTGGATCTTCCTGTGTTCGGAACGGGTGCGGCGGAAACGAAAAAGCCCCGCCGATGACCGATGTTCCGGCCTCGTGACGGGGTTCGTTCCGCGAATGCGGGAGGGGATTATCGCGCGTTCCCGGCGCGGAGGCCAATCGGGGTGTGGGCGACGGGCGCCGGCCAACGGTCGGCTCTACCGGGCGATGGCGGCCGACCGTGCGGGTTCACGCCCGCACGGCCACGGGCCTCACGCCGCCTGCGACTGCTCCCGGCGCGGGCCTTCTTTCAACGCCCGGCCCACCAGCCCCACCAGCAGGTCCAGCTCTTCGCTGTCCATGCCGAAATGCGGGGTGAAGCGCAGCGAGTTCTCGCCGCCGTGGATGACGTTGATGCCGTGGTTGCGCAGCCATTCCTCGGTGGAACCGGCGCCGTAGCACTTGAACTGCGGGGCCAGCTCGCACGAGAACAGCAGGCCGGTGCCCTGCACCTTGGTGATCAGCCCGCCGAGGTCGGCCTTGAGCTGTTCCAGCTTGCGCACCGCCTCCTCACCCCGCACACGGATGTTCTCGCGCACCTGCGGGGTCAGCAGCGACAGGGTGGCACAGGCCACGTCCAGCGCCCGCGGGTTGGAGGTCATGGTGTTGCCGTAAATGCCCTTGCGGTACAACTGCGCGGCATGTTCGGTGACGGCCAGGACCGACAGCGGGAACTGCGCCGCGTTCAGTGCCTTGGAATAGGTTTCCATGTCCGGCGCCTCCAGGCCCTCGAACCCGGGGTAGTCCACCAGCGACAGCACGCCATGCGCACGCAGGCCGGCCTGGATCGAGTCGATCAGCAGCAGGCTGCCGTGCTGGCGGGTCAGCTCGCGGGCCAGCGCATAGAACGACGGCGGCACCGAGCGGCCCGGGTCGCCTTCGCCC
This genomic interval carries:
- a CDS encoding EAL domain-containing protein — its product is MVSAALAQALGALLPGDAQVALAWSDPGLGEGCQADPVPAQDPAALLEALLGGATGAEAALRRWQDHGSELAVQALTADGGVPDQAWWDIARRALQDAVALARQRAQIRSLETSKRLQQALYEIADLAGADLEMADMLRHFHRVLNSLMYAQNCYIVEYDDVRRRVRFLYFADQRDSFVADPDRSYEEHEMPRSLTFALLRHGQPLSGPSNELLAAMNDEYDPSRGPESLDWLGVPMLREGRVCGAIVVQSYEQRVRYNEADRTLLGYVAQHILTAMDRRQAQVQLERQVERRTLELQRANRSLQDEVVERRRAEKLQLALFNIAEMAMSAESLAQFYVQVHGVVGTLLDARNFYIALVNEGGDGLDFVYSVDEYNASRAPRPFSQGLTEFIVRNRQPLLASREHIDALRDAGRVREFGARSHCWLGVPLLSDDDVVGVIVVQSYSPEVSFTAHDQRLLTFVAQNIGNGLARQRDQERLRNAHAELEKRVDERTRELAEVNDKLLGQIGERLRAEQRLTHQAMHDALTGLPNRLHLLDRLEDAIARARVPDGPRFAVLFLDLDRFKLVNDSIGHAAGDQMLVEVAKRIVSMIGPGDVVARLGGDEFAIVLQCDHGLDSAREFAQRMLVALEESMWVKGRELFPSGSLGIAMWNPRYRNGEELVRDADAAMYRAKAQGKDRCAVFDEAMREEALRSLDLEADLRRAIINRDFLPYYQPIVRLSDGAVVGYEALLRWRHERRGLLLPSAFLDLGEESGLIEQVDWLLYEDVIGQLAKGGEGYLSVNVSPRHFRSADFSARLFGLIEAAGADPHRLRLEITEVALLDDGPRTLRILQALRERGVLVQLDDFGTGFSALSYLHRFPISTLKIDQSFIAGLHGQDMQSTYALVQGVLSLARTLGIETVGEGIENDAQRQTLLQLGCDYGQGYLLGRPAPMDTFAG
- a CDS encoding RNA polymerase sigma factor, translated to MLAWAGGELRAFETLYARHRSRLYSFLLRQLRDAALADEMFQDVWQRVIAARAGWQPDAAFTTWLFRIAHNRLNDHWRAARHRPPAPGDADERVARMSDTRTPESQLSEFEERRRLQLAMEQLPDEQREVLQLRLEQELSLEEIAQITGVGRETVKSRLRYAMDKLRAGLSE
- a CDS encoding TIGR00730 family Rossman fold protein; this encodes MKSICVYCGSNPGSKPIYTERAIALGDRIARDGLRLVYGGGNVGLMGTVANAVLAGGGEVTGVIPQQLADWEVAHRGLTELEIVGSMHERKSRMFELSDAFVALPGGFGTMEEIFEMLTWRQLGIGNKPCAFLDVDGFYAPLIGMIDRMVEERFLHPEQRADLWYGADIDAMLDWMRAYEPAQASKWIDEKRRAALV